The following is a genomic window from Brevibacterium limosum.
TCAGGGATGTTCCGGCCTCTGCGACGGTGTCGTCGAGGATGGTCATGAGTTCGTGCAGCGGCAGGGCGGAGAGCTCGGCGATGTCGCGGCCGGCGATCGTCACGGACAGGGCCTCGGGCTTGAGTTTCTTGCCGTGGCAGACCGGGCAGGACCCGGCGGTGAGGAACTCGGCGACCCGCTGCTTCATCGCGGTGCTCTTCGTGTTCGCGAAGGTGTCGAGCACGTACTTCCGGGCACCGACGAACGTTCCCGAATAGGTCGGTTCGGCGCCTGCGGCGATCGCTTCGCGCGCCTCGGCGAGGGTGAGCCGAGAGTGGACGGGCAGGTGCGGGGTCTCCTCGGTGTAGAGGATCCAGTCGCGGTGTTCGCGCGGCAGGTCCTGCCAGGCGACGTCGACGTCGTAGCCGAGCGCCACGAGCACATCGCGCAGCTGGTGGCCGTGCCATGCCTTCGGCCAGGAGGCGATCGCCCGCTCCCGGATGGTCAGCGTCGGATCCGGAACCATCCGCTTCTCGGGCACCTCGTAGACGCGGCCGATGCCGTGGCATTCGGGGCAGGCCCCTTCGACGGTGTTCGTCGAGAAGTCCTCGGCCAGCAGCATCGGCTGATCGTCGGGGTAGTGCCCTGCGCGGGAGTAGAGCATGCGCACGAGGCTGGAGACGGTCGTGATGCTGCCGACGCTCGAGCGGGCGCTGCGGCCGCCTCGCTGCTGCTGCAGGGCCACGGCCGGCGGCATCCCGGTGATCGAATCGACGTCCGGGACGCCGGCCTGGTCGATGAGTCTGCGGGCGTAGGGGGCCACGGATTCGAGGTACCGGCGTTGGGATTCGGCGTAGAGGGTGCCGAAGGCCAGGGAGGACTTGCCCGATCCGGACACTCCCGTGAACACGACGAGTGCGTCCCTGGGCACGGCGAGATCGATATTGCGCAGGTTGTGCTCCCTGGCCCCGCGGACCCGCACGTCCGGCTGGATCTCGGGTGAGGACGTCGGTTCCGAGGGCAGAGAGGAGGTCATGTGGTCACCGTACCAAGGAGGGACCTCGAATCACCGAGGCGGCCGGCGGGATTCCGCTGTTCCGGAGGCTCCGGAACAGCGGTCATCCGACGGGCGTATCAGTCGGTCGACGAAGCGCCGGTCATTCGGCGGGAGCGTCGGCCGGCTCGACCACCTCGGCGGGGTGGTCGTCCTGGTCCTCGGGCTTGCGGATGAAGAACGCGAGGACGACGGGAACGATCGCGATGACCGTCGCCAGCAGGAACGCGGCGTGGCCGCCGGGGGCCCCCGCCTCGGGGATGGACTTGCCCTCCGCCTGACCCGAGTGCAGGGCCGCGGAGTAGATCGAGATGAGCAGCGCGGTGCCCGCGGCTCCGGCGACCTGCTGCAGGGTGTTCAGCGCGGCCGAACCATGCGAGTACAGGTGGCGCTCCAACGATCCCAGCGAGGCTGAGAACAGCGGGGTGAACGATCCGGCAAGGCCCAGCGACATGACGATCTGGACGATGATGAGCAGCCAGATCGGCGTGCCCACCCCGGCCATCGAATACGCGAACATCGACACGGCGATCATGATCGTGCCGGGCACGAGCAGCGTCTTCGGCCCCCGCGCGTCGTAGATGCGACCCATCACCGGCCCGAGCAGACCCATGATCACCGAACCCGGCAGGAGGACGAGGCCGGACTGAGTGGCGCCGAGCCCGACGACGCTCTGCAGGTACAGCGGCAGCAGGGAGAACGTGCCGAACATCGACAGTGCGACGACGGCCATGATGATGACCGAGAAGACATAGTTGCGGGAACTGAACACGCGGAGGTCGAGCAGGGCACGATCGTCCTTCTGCAGGGCGAGCTGGCGCCAGACGAAGAGGGCGAGGAAGACCACTCCGCCGCCGATCGTCGCCCAGGCCAGTGTGCTCTGGGATCCGCCGCCGGCCTCACCGCCGTGGCCGCGGCCGAACTGGCTGAGTCCGTAGACGATGCCACCGAAGGCGAACACGGACAGGATGATGGAGACGACGTCGATCGGGGCGTGGGTCGACTCGCCGAGGTTGGTCATCCATTTCGCGCCGAGTGCCAGCGCGATGAGCGCGATGGGCAGGATGATGCCGAAGAGCCAGCGCCAGCCCAGCGAATCGAGCACGATGCCCGACATCGTCGGTCCGATGGCCGGGGCCAGCGAGATGACGAGGCCGACTCGACCCATCATCCGACCTCGCGAGTGTGCGGGGACCACGTTCATCATCGTGGTCATCAGCAGCGGCATCATGATGCCGGTGCCTGCGGCTTGGACGATCCGTCCGATGAGGAGCAGGGGGAATCCCTGCGAGACCAGGCAGATGAGCGTGCCCGCGGAGAACAGGATCATCGCGGCCAAGAAGATCTGGCGCGTGGTGAATCGCTGGAGGAGGAAGCCGGTCGTCGGAATGACGACGGCCATGGTGAGCATGAAAGCACTGGTCAGCCATTGACCGAGCTCGGGCGGGATGCCGAGGGCCTTGTTGAGTTCGGGGATGGCGATGGCCATCGTCGTCTCGTTGAGGATGGCCACGAAGGCGGCCACCAGCAGCAGCCAGATGACCTTCATACCTGCGGGGTCGATGGTCTCGGGCTGATGTGTCTGCGCGTGTGCGGGTGAGCTGTCGCTGGACAAGACGGTGCTCCGTTCGGATGTATCTGTTGGGCCCTGGATGTGGGCGGAGGTCGCACGCAGATGCCGAGTCGACGCGCAGACGAAAGTAGGAACAGCAACTCAGACTAACGTATTCCCGTTTCCGGCCGACAGTGGGGAGAACCCGAAACCTCAGCGATCTTCGTCACGGCGGGCATCGGTGACGACCGGGCCGCCTCGGCGAGGTCAACGGGATATTCGATGGCGAGCAAGTTCACCGTCTCTTCGATTCGACGTATCGGGTGTTCATGACGGCGCTGTTAGCGTCGTCAGAGGCGACGATTCGTCCCAGAGACGACTCGTCTCCTGGAAACACCAGTACCAGTCACACAGTCGAGCGGAACGAACGGATGAGAATGACTCTGAAGAACGTCACCACGAAGACCATGACAGCTGCGATGATCGCCGGAGCAGTCGTGCTCGGCACCGGCACGATCGCCTCGGCCGCCGAGCCGGCGGCACCGCCCGCCGTCACCGCGGGGGCTGAGAACTCGGTTCCGGCCGCAGACTCCGGCACCGCCTCGGCGCCCGCCTCCGCCGGTGCAGAAGCGGAGAAGAAGTTCTCGAGCATCGGAGACTTCCTAAAGCATTACGAGGGCCAGTCGCTGGCGAACTCGCAGGGTGGGTATCAGGGAGAATGCGTCAGCCTCATCTCCCGGGCCCTCGAAGAGGTCCACGGCGTCGACCACGGAGCGTGGGGCAACGCCGTCGACTACCAAGCCGGCGGCTCCGGCGGGGCGAAGATGAAGGCGAACGGCTTCACCTGGCACACCGACCAGAAGTTCGAGAACGGCGACATCCTGGTCTGGGGCGATGGGGCCGACACCTCTGCCTACGGCCATATCGGCATCTACTACGAGGGCCAGGTGTGGCACCAGAACTTCAACGGCGACCGCAGCCTGCACACCTATGACGGCCTCATCGACGGTTACCTCGGGTACTGGCGCGCCTGAGGCGATCTCGATCTGAAGGCCTGGCCCGAGGTCCCAGCGGACGACGAAGGCTCCGAACCGATCGGTTCGGAGCCTTCGTTCTACGAGTGCTGTCTCAAAACTACTCGAGTGGAGGTAAGGGGACTCGAACCCCTAACCCTCTGCTTGCAAAGCAGATGCGCTACCAATTGCGCCATACCCCCGGACGGGTTCACACCCTCACACCGAATCGGTGTTTTCGGACCATTCGGCCTGGGCACTCTGGTTCTGGTGCCGCCACCCGAAGAACACTCCGAGTCCCACTAAAGTGAGACCGCTGAGAATCCATCGTCTCATGATCCTCCTCGAAAGGAAATCCTGTTGTAACAGGACGTGGGCCTACCTGGACTTGAACCAGGGACCTCTTCGTTATCAGCGAAGCGCTCTAACCGCCTGAGCTATAGGCCCTCATCGGGTGAACCCGAAGTAAAACAATACCCATCCAGGGCAGACAAACACAAATCGGCACTCAGTGACACCCCTCACACCTCCCAGAACTACCTGACGGCGGCTGAGCAACCTCGCGCGAGGTTGCTCAGCCGCCGTCGGGTAGTAATTGAGGAGGGGTCAGTCGTCGGTGAGGGTGAGGCTGAATCCGCCGGCGATGAGGGAGCCGATGTTGTAGATGAAGGCCGCCAAGGTCGACAGCGCCGTCATCAGCACGATGTTGATGACCGCGATGATGAAGCCGGCTGCGACGACCCGGCCGAATCCGAAGATCCCGATGATCCGCTCGGCCGACTCCGCGCCGGCGAGCTCACTCATCGTCGATTCGAGGCCGCTCATCACACCGGTCGCCTGCAGCACGACCCACAGCACGATGAACGCGACGATGGTCGCGATGCCGATCGCCACGGACATGAGGAACGACATCTTCATGACCGACCACGGGTCGACCGCAGAGACGGTGAGGCGGACGGTGCGAGGGCCCTTCTTCTTCTTGCCCTTCCCACTGTCGACCATGTTCTTCACGCCCATCTTCACGCCGCCGGAGCTGGCGCGGACGGTGTTCGCGGCATTTCCCATCACCGAGGTGGCGCTGCGGCCGCCGCCGCCCGATCCTTGGGAGCCCGAACCCTGCGAACCGGAAGCCGGTGCGCCAGTTCCCTGTGAGCCGGTCTGGCCACCCGATCCCTGCGAACCGGTGTGTGCCGATGGCGTCGAACCGGCCGAGGGAGCCCGGTTGGGCTTCGGAGAGGCCTTAGGTGCGGGAGGGGCGACGACAGTGGCGTTCTGGCTGTTCGGTCCCGAGGAACCGCGACCGGAGCCGGATCCCTGCTTGGTGCCCGAACCGGCGGCGTCAGCCGGCTTCTCGTCCGACTTCGACGATCCGGCCGTCAGACGGGTCGAGCCGCTTGACGTGCGTATGATCTTGCCTGAGCCTGGCTGTTTGCTATCGCTCACTCTTCCACATCCTCGTTGCCGGCCTGAGGCTCTGCGACCTCACCTTCCGGGACTTCGGCATCGTCTTCGTCTTCGACCTCGGCTTCGGGACCACGGGTCACTGCGATAATACGATCTTTCTTGTCCGGTTTCGCGAACACCACACCCATGGTGTTGCGTCCCTTCGCCGGAACTTCATCGATGCTCGACCGAACGATCTTACCTCGCTCCATGACCACGAGGACCTCCTCACCGTCTTCGACGATGAGTCCGCCTACCAAGTCTCCGCGCTGTTCAGTGATCTTCGCAACCCGGATTCCCAGACCGCCGCGCCCCTGCAGGCGGTACTCGTCGACCGGGGTGCGCTTGGCGAACCCGGCTTCAGTGACGACGAAGACGTGGGTGTCCGGCCGAACGACGTCCATCGTGAGCAGCTCGTCGTCGTCCTTGAACTTCATACCGGTGACGCCACCGGTGACTCGGCCGAGAGGACGGATCGACTCGTCATCGGCGGCGAAGCGGATCGACATGCCCTTCCGCGAGATCAGCAGCAGGTGATCCTCGGCACCGACGATGCGGGCCGAGACCAGCTCATCGGGCTGACCCTTGTATTCGCGCAGGTTGATGGCGATGACACCGCCGGTGCGGTTGGAGTCGTACTCGCTCAGGCGGGTCTTCTTCACCACACCGGACCGGGTGGCGAGGATGAGGAAGTCGGCTACCTCGTAGTCGCGGATCGACAGCACCTGTGCGATCGACTCGCCGGGCTGGAGGGCGAGCAGGTTCGCCACATGCTGGCCCTTGGCATCGCGTGAGCCCTCGGGCAGCTCATAGGCCTTCGCCCGGTACACGCGGCCGGTGTTCGTGAAGAACAGCAGCCAGTTGTGGGTGGAGGTGACGAAGAACTGTTCGACGACGTCGTCGCCGCGCAGCGCGGCACCCTTGATGCCCTTGCCGCCTCGGTGCTGGGCACGGTAGAGGTGCGTCTGGGTCCGCTTCGCGTAGCCGCCGCGAGTGATCGTGACGACGACCTCCTCCTCGGGGATGAGGTCCTCCATGGAGACGTCTCCGTCGAAGCCGGCGAGGATCTTCGTGCGGCGGTCATCACCGTAGCGTTCGACGATCTCGTCGAGTTCCTCGGACACGATCTCACGTTGGCGAGACGGGGTTTCGAGGATGTGCTTGTATTCGGCGATCTGCGCCTCGATCTTCTCGGACTCTTCCTGGATCTTCAGACGCTCCAGGGCGGCCAGACGACGCAGCTGCAGATCGAGGATCGCATTCGCCTGGATCTCGTCGACCTCGAGCAGCTCCATCAGACCGGTCCGCGCCTCGTCCGAGGACGGGGAGCGGCGGATCAGGGCGATGACCTCGTCGAGGGCATCGAGGGCCTTGAGGTAGCCGCGCAGGATATGAGCGCGCTCCTCGGCCTTGCGCAGACGGAACTGCGTGCGGCGGACGATGACTTCGATCTGGTGCTTGACCCACAGGCGCAGGAACGAGTCGATGCTCAGCGTGCGCGGCACGCTGTCGACGAGGGCCAGCATGTTCGCGGAGAAGTTCTCCTGCAGCGAGGTGTGCTTGTACAGGTTGTTGAGCACGACCTTGGCCACGGCATCGCGCTTGAGCACGATGACCAGGCGCTGACCGGTACGTCCCGAGGACTCATCGCGCAGATCCGCGATGCCGGCGACCTTGCCGTCCTTGACATAGGAGGCGATCTTCGCGGCCAGAGTGTCCGGGTTGACCATGTACGGCAGCTGGGTGACGACGAGGCAGGTCCGCCCCTGGATCTCTTCGACCTCGACGACGGCACGCTGGGTGATCGATCCGCGGCCGGTGCGGTAGGTGTCCTCGATGCCCTTGCGGCCGAGGACCGTCGCGCCCATCGGGAAGTCCGGTCCCTTGATGAGGCCGAGAAGGGCCTCGAGCGCCTCTTCCTTGCTCGCTTCCGGGTGGGACAGCAGCCACTGCGCGCCGGCGGCGACCTCGCGGAGGTTGTGCGGAGGTATGTTCGTGGCCATGCCCACGGCAATTCCCGCCGAGCCGTTGACCAGGAGGTTCGGGAACCTGGAGGGCAGAACCATGGGCTCCTGGTTGCGCCCGTCATAGTTGTCCTGGAAGTCGACGGTGCCTTCTTCGATGTCCCGGACCATCTCCATGGCCAGGGGCGCCATCTTGCACTCGGTATAACGGGGGGCGGCCGCACCGTCGTCGCCCGGGGACCCGAAGTTGCCCTGACCGGCCACGAGCGGGTAGCGCATCGTCCACGGCTGCACGAGGCGGACCATGGCGTCGTAGATCGCCGTGTCGCCGTGCGGGTGGTACTGGCCCATGACGTCGCCGACGACGCGGGAGCACTTGGAGAAGTTCCGGTCGGGGCGGTAGCCGCCGTCGAACATCGCGTAGAGGACGCGACGGTGGACGGGCTTGAGTCCGTCGCGGACGTCCGGCAGGGCACGTCCGACGATCACGCTCATCGCGTAGTCGAGGTACGACCTCTGCATTTCGAGGTTGAGATCAACCTGTTCGATCCGGTTGATGTCTGTTCCGATATCGTTCTCGTCGGCCAATGTGGGCTCTTCCCTTGTGTTCGAACCGTGTCCGGTTGGATCTCAACCGTGTGCGGCGGCGATTGGTGAGTTCAAAGAATGGGGGCGTGAGTGCGAACCCACCCTCACCGAGGCGGCAGCCCGGTGAGGGTGGATGCTCAGATGTCGAGGAAGCGGACGTCCTTCGCGTTCTCCTGGATGAAGCGACGACGCGAATCCACATCATCGCCCATGAGGACGGTGAAGATCTCGTCGGCGACGATCGCATCGTCGAGGGACACCTGCTTGAGCAGTCGGTGGTCGGGATCCATCGTCGTCTCCCACAGCTCCTCGTAGTTCATCTCGCCCAGACCCTTGTAGCGCTGGATCGCGAGGTCCTTGGGCAGTCGCTTGCCTGCGGCCCGCCCGGCCTCGAGCAGTCCGTCGCGTTCCTTGTCCGTGTACGCGAACTGGTGTGGAGCGTTCGACCATTTGATGCGGTAGAGCGGCGGGGTGGCGAGATAGACGTAGCCGTGCTCGATGAGCGGCTTCATGTAGCGGAAGATCAGCGTCAGCAGCAGGGTCGTGATGTGCTGACCGTCGACGTCGGCATCGGCCATGAGGACGATCTTGTGGTAGCGCAGCTTCTCGAGATCGAATTCCTCGCCGATGCCGGTGCCGAAGGCGGTGATCATCGCCTGGACTTCGTTGTTGCCCAGTGCCCGGTCGAGTCGTGCCTTCTCGACGTTGAGGATCTTTCCGCGCAGCGGAAGGATCGCCTGAGTGTTCGGGTTGCGGCCCTGAGTCGCCGAGCCGCCGGCCGAGTCGCCCTCGACGATGAAGACCTCGGATACGAAAGGGTCCTTCGACTGGCAGTCCTTGAGCTTGCCGGGCATGCCCGAGGACTCGAGCAGCCCCTTGCGCCGGGTGGCTTCGCGGGCCTTGCGGGCGGCCATCCGCGCTTGGGAGGCCTGCAGGGCCTTGCGCACGACGTCCTTCGCCTGGGCCGGATTCGACTCGAACCAGTGCCCGAGTTCGTCACGGACCACGCGCTGGACGAAGCCCTTGACCTCGGAGTTGCCGAGTTTCGTCTTCGTCTGACCTTCGAACTGCGGATCGCCGAGCTTGACGGAGATGACGGCGGTCAGACCTTCGCGGATGTCGTCGCCGGTGAGGTTGGGGTCCTTGTCGCGCAGCAGCTTCTGTTCCTTCGCATACGCGTTGACCAGCGAGGTCAGTGCGGTGCGGAAGCCCTCTTCGTGGGTGCCGCCCTCGTGGGTGTTGATGACGTTGGCGTAGGTGTGCACGGACTCGTTGTACGACGTCGTCCACTGCATCGCGATCTCGAGCGCCAGAGTCTGTTCGCCCTCTTCGGCTTCGAATACGATGACGTCGGGGTGGACGAGATCGGCCTTCTTCGTCGAGTTGAGGTACTCGACGTAGTCGAGCAGACCATGCTCGTATTCGTAGGTGGCGGTGCGCGGCTTCCACTCACTCGCCTCGTTTTCATCGATCTGGACCTCGTCGTCATCGACCTCGTTGTGGCGCTCATCGGTGAGGCTGATCTTCAGGCCCTTGTTGAGGAAGGCCATCTGCTGGAAGCGCGCACGCAGGTATTCGTAGGAGAAGTCCGTGGTCTCGAAGATCGAGCCGTCCGGCCAGAAGGTCACGGTCGTGCCGGTCTCCTCGGTCGCCTCACCGCGCTGCAGTTCGCCTGTGGGCACACCGCGGACGAAGTCCATCGTCCACACATAGCCGTCACGCTTGACCTCGACCTCGAGGCGTTCGGACAGCGCGTTGACCACGGTCGAACCCACACCGTGGAGGCCGCCGGCCACGGCGTATCCGCCGCCGCCGAACTTACCGCCGGCGTGGAGGATCGTGAGGATCACCTCGACGGTCGGCTTGTTCTCCGTCGGGTGCATGGCCACGGGCATTCCACGTCCGTCGTCGGAGACGCGGACGCCGCCGTCGGCGAGGATGGTGACCTCGATATGATCGCAATAGCCGGCCATCGCCTCATCGACGGAGTTGTCGACGATCTCCTGGACGAGGTGGTGGAGACCGCGTTCCGAGGTCGAACCGATGTACATGCCGGGCCGTTTCCGGACTGCCTCGAGACCCTCGAGCACAGTGATGTCGCCGGCATCATAATGAGGCTGATCCTCGGTCGTCATATGACTCCTTGTTCGGATGGTCGCTATCAGCTCCCCAGTCTACCGCGCCGAACGCTGAAATGCCCGTAAGCGGCCTGTGAAGGCGTATTTCCCGAATTTTCGTGCCGCAGATGTACCCCCGGACAGGTGAGGGAGCGGCTATGGCCGTTTACGGCTTTCTGTGTTCTTTCCGAAAATCCAGGACGACTTCCCGGAATGTCGCCGAGGCGACCCGGACCTCAGCCGAATGTGTCCCGGGGTCCGCGGCCGGCCACCGATCGTCGGCCCCGCTTGAAGCTGCGCCCCTGTGGCCCCTTGATCTCGATCTCGGTGATCGTCGCCGAGCCGAGTCCTTCCTCGAGCTTGCGCAGGATCGTCGGTTTGAGCACCCGCAGCTGGGTCGCCCAGGTCGTCGAGTCCGCGGCGATGACGAGCAGCGGAGGAGAGAAGTCGACGGGCGTCGCATGCTGGGCCACCTGCGGCCCGACGAGGTCCGGCCACCGGCCGAGGACCTTGCCGATGTCGAGTGAGGACGACCAGCCGCGGTCGGAGATGAGCGAACCGAGCACGGATGACACCGTCTTCGGGTCGCGGCCGTCTCTGCCCGATCCGGAGTAGACGACTTCACCGCGCAGGCGGGAGCGTCGACGGCTGCGGACGAACTTCGCTTCGGTGACCTCCATGCGCCGCACTCGGTCGAGGGCTTCGAGGGCGGCGACAGGAGTGGAGAAGTCACGGGCGATGCCGCTCATGATGCGCTGCTCTGCACGAGTCGGGACTCGTCGATCCGAGTGCCTTCCAGGCCATCGGGCAGATCCGAGTCGACAGCGGCGGTGATGAAGACCTGTTCGGCCGAGGCCACTCGTGAGGCCAGACGCTGTCGCCGACCGGTGTCGAGTTCGGCGAAGACGTCGTCGAGGACGAGGATCGGCTGTTCGGCGGCGCTTCCGGCATCCGCGGAGAGCAGGTCCCAGCCGGCCAGCTGCATGGCCAGTGCCAGTGACCAGGTCTCTCCGTGTGAGGCGTAGCCCTTGGCCGGATGGTCTCCGATCATCAGGGAGAGGTCATCGCGTCCGGGTCCGTGCAGGGTCAGTCCACGCTCGATCTCCGTCGTGCGGCGCCGATCGAGGGCTGCGAGCAGCAGCTCCCTGCATTCGGCAGCGGATTCGGCCTGCGAGTAGTCGATGCGCGAGTCGTAGGAGATATGGGCGCCCTGCCGCTCGAGCCGTGCGTCGGCGGCGATATAGGCGAAGTTCGTCTGGAGCGGCTCCACGATGTCGGCGAGGATGCGCTGCCGACCGAAGACGAGCTCGGCGGCGGAGTCCGCGTAGGCCATGTTCCAGATGTCGAGAGTCGCTTCGAGACCGGGATCGCGGTCGTCGCGGAGGCGTTTGAGCAGAGCGTTGCGTTGTTTGAGTGCACGCTCGAAGTCCGTGATGATCGAGGCGAAGCGGGGATTGCGCGCCACGACGAGGGTGTCGATCCAGGACCGGCGTTCGGCCGGTTCACCGCGCACCAGGCTGAGGTCCTCGGGAGCGAAGACGACGCAGGAGACGAGGCCGAGGACGTCCTTGAGCTTGACCGCGTTGCGATTCACCCGGGCCCGGTTGGCACCCTTGGCCTGGATGGTCACCTCGACGGTGGCGTGCCGCTGATCCCGGTTGACCAGAGCGGACACAGTCGCGGCCGGCCTGCCGTCGTGGACCAGCGGAGCGTCGAAGGCGACCCGGTGGGAGCGCTGATGAGCGAGGTACCCGATCGCCTCGACGATATTGGTCTTCCCGGTCCCGTTGTCGGCCACGAATGTGGTGACTCCGGGTGAGAACTCGAGGTCGAGTTCCGGATACGACCGATAGTCACGCAGGGAGAGTCGGGATATCCACATTCAGATGCGCGTGGGCATGAGCAGGTAGCGGTACGACTCGTCGGCTGGAGCGTCGAGTTCCTTCTGACCGGAGATGATGACCGGTTTCATCGGCTGAGTGAAGGAGAAGTTCACGTACGGGCTCTCGACCGCGGCGAGGCCCTCGGCGATGTAGTGCGGGTTGAAGCCGACGGTGATCTCTTCGCCCTGCAGAGTCGCTTCGACGGCTTCGGACGCCTGAGCGTCGTCGCCGGTGCCGGCGTGGAGCGTGAGCATGCCGTCGGTGACCTCGAAGCGCAGCGGGGTGTTGCGCTCGGCCACGAGCGAGACGCGGCGCACGGCTTCACGCAGCACAGCGGTTTCGACGATGGCATGGATCGGCACCGAGTCCGGGAACAGCGACCGCACCTTCGGGTATTCGCCTTCGATGAGCAGCGACGTGGTGACTCGGCCCGCCGACGTGAAGGAGATCAGGTCCTTGCCGGCATCGGTGCTCAGACCGATGGTGACATCGCCGCCGAGTGACTTCGAGACATCGGAGAGCGTGCGTCCGCGCAGCAGGGCCACAGCAGAGACGTCGGGGCGTCCCGGGTTCCAGGTGAATTCGCGAACGGCCAGACGATAGCGGTCGGTGGCGAGCATCGTGACCTTCTCGCCTTCGATCTCGACCCGGACGCTGGTGAGGATCGGCAGGGTGTCGTCCTTCGAGGTCGCGATCGTGACCTGGGAGACGGCATTCTGGAACTCACCAGCCGAAACGGTGCCGGAGTCGTCGGGGATCTGCGGCAATGCGGGGTATTCGCTCACGGGCATCGTCATCAGCGAGAAGCGGGAGGATCCGCAGGTGACGTCGACCTTCGC
Proteins encoded in this region:
- a CDS encoding MDR family MFS transporter, with protein sequence MKVIWLLLVAAFVAILNETTMAIAIPELNKALGIPPELGQWLTSAFMLTMAVVIPTTGFLLQRFTTRQIFLAAMILFSAGTLICLVSQGFPLLLIGRIVQAAGTGIMMPLLMTTMMNVVPAHSRGRMMGRVGLVISLAPAIGPTMSGIVLDSLGWRWLFGIILPIALIALALGAKWMTNLGESTHAPIDVVSIILSVFAFGGIVYGLSQFGRGHGGEAGGGSQSTLAWATIGGGVVFLALFVWRQLALQKDDRALLDLRVFSSRNYVFSVIIMAVVALSMFGTFSLLPLYLQSVVGLGATQSGLVLLPGSVIMGLLGPVMGRIYDARGPKTLLVPGTIMIAVSMFAYSMAGVGTPIWLLIIVQIVMSLGLAGSFTPLFSASLGSLERHLYSHGSAALNTLQQVAGAAGTALLISIYSAALHSGQAEGKSIPEAGAPGGHAAFLLATVIAIVPVVLAFFIRKPEDQDDHPAEVVEPADAPAE
- a CDS encoding CHAP domain-containing protein; amino-acid sequence: MTLKNVTTKTMTAAMIAGAVVLGTGTIASAAEPAAPPAVTAGAENSVPAADSGTASAPASAGAEAEKKFSSIGDFLKHYEGQSLANSQGGYQGECVSLISRALEEVHGVDHGAWGNAVDYQAGGSGGAKMKANGFTWHTDQKFENGDILVWGDGADTSAYGHIGIYYEGQVWHQNFNGDRSLHTYDGLIDGYLGYWRA
- a CDS encoding DUF3566 domain-containing protein; amino-acid sequence: MSDSKQPGSGKIIRTSSGSTRLTAGSSKSDEKPADAAGSGTKQGSGSGRGSSGPNSQNATVVAPPAPKASPKPNRAPSAGSTPSAHTGSQGSGGQTGSQGTGAPASGSQGSGSQGSGGGGRSATSVMGNAANTVRASSGGVKMGVKNMVDSGKGKKKKGPRTVRLTVSAVDPWSVMKMSFLMSVAIGIATIVAFIVLWVVLQATGVMSGLESTMSELAGAESAERIIGIFGFGRVVAAGFIIAVINIVLMTALSTLAAFIYNIGSLIAGGFSLTLTDD
- the gyrA gene encoding DNA gyrase subunit A, whose protein sequence is MADENDIGTDINRIEQVDLNLEMQRSYLDYAMSVIVGRALPDVRDGLKPVHRRVLYAMFDGGYRPDRNFSKCSRVVGDVMGQYHPHGDTAIYDAMVRLVQPWTMRYPLVAGQGNFGSPGDDGAAAPRYTECKMAPLAMEMVRDIEEGTVDFQDNYDGRNQEPMVLPSRFPNLLVNGSAGIAVGMATNIPPHNLREVAAGAQWLLSHPEASKEEALEALLGLIKGPDFPMGATVLGRKGIEDTYRTGRGSITQRAVVEVEEIQGRTCLVVTQLPYMVNPDTLAAKIASYVKDGKVAGIADLRDESSGRTGQRLVIVLKRDAVAKVVLNNLYKHTSLQENFSANMLALVDSVPRTLSIDSFLRLWVKHQIEVIVRRTQFRLRKAEERAHILRGYLKALDALDEVIALIRRSPSSDEARTGLMELLEVDEIQANAILDLQLRRLAALERLKIQEESEKIEAQIAEYKHILETPSRQREIVSEELDEIVERYGDDRRTKILAGFDGDVSMEDLIPEEEVVVTITRGGYAKRTQTHLYRAQHRGGKGIKGAALRGDDVVEQFFVTSTHNWLLFFTNTGRVYRAKAYELPEGSRDAKGQHVANLLALQPGESIAQVLSIRDYEVADFLILATRSGVVKKTRLSEYDSNRTGGVIAINLREYKGQPDELVSARIVGAEDHLLLISRKGMSIRFAADDESIRPLGRVTGGVTGMKFKDDDELLTMDVVRPDTHVFVVTEAGFAKRTPVDEYRLQGRGGLGIRVAKITEQRGDLVGGLIVEDGEEVLVVMERGKIVRSSIDEVPAKGRNTMGVVFAKPDKKDRIIAVTRGPEAEVEDEDDAEVPEGEVAEPQAGNEDVEE
- the gyrB gene encoding DNA topoisomerase (ATP-hydrolyzing) subunit B, which translates into the protein MTTEDQPHYDAGDITVLEGLEAVRKRPGMYIGSTSERGLHHLVQEIVDNSVDEAMAGYCDHIEVTILADGGVRVSDDGRGMPVAMHPTENKPTVEVILTILHAGGKFGGGGYAVAGGLHGVGSTVVNALSERLEVEVKRDGYVWTMDFVRGVPTGELQRGEATEETGTTVTFWPDGSIFETTDFSYEYLRARFQQMAFLNKGLKISLTDERHNEVDDDEVQIDENEASEWKPRTATYEYEHGLLDYVEYLNSTKKADLVHPDVIVFEAEEGEQTLALEIAMQWTTSYNESVHTYANVINTHEGGTHEEGFRTALTSLVNAYAKEQKLLRDKDPNLTGDDIREGLTAVISVKLGDPQFEGQTKTKLGNSEVKGFVQRVVRDELGHWFESNPAQAKDVVRKALQASQARMAARKAREATRRKGLLESSGMPGKLKDCQSKDPFVSEVFIVEGDSAGGSATQGRNPNTQAILPLRGKILNVEKARLDRALGNNEVQAMITAFGTGIGEEFDLEKLRYHKIVLMADADVDGQHITTLLLTLIFRYMKPLIEHGYVYLATPPLYRIKWSNAPHQFAYTDKERDGLLEAGRAAGKRLPKDLAIQRYKGLGEMNYEELWETTMDPDHRLLKQVSLDDAIVADEIFTVLMGDDVDSRRRFIQENAKDVRFLDI
- a CDS encoding DUF721 domain-containing protein, translating into MSGIARDFSTPVAALEALDRVRRMEVTEAKFVRSRRRSRLRGEVVYSGSGRDGRDPKTVSSVLGSLISDRGWSSSLDIGKVLGRWPDLVGPQVAQHATPVDFSPPLLVIAADSTTWATQLRVLKPTILRKLEEGLGSATITEIEIKGPQGRSFKRGRRSVAGRGPRDTFG